A genomic window from Dermacentor silvarum isolate Dsil-2018 chromosome 9, BIME_Dsil_1.4, whole genome shotgun sequence includes:
- the LOC119463765 gene encoding oocyte zinc finger protein XlCOF19, with protein MRYVNCAPEQSQQNLAAFVRQGAVYYRTCKVVNAAEELFVWYGDDFAKQLGLIGKAGAQDQAAEVDVAAAPEVFSCEECDDQFTVKELLDNHRRRKHMQRPQGKHQCVHCPYSSNKRNHVASHERIHTGERPFVCHVCDRGFNLRQHLNSHLLVHTKEKPYECPDCGQRFTQASSMARHRRAQHSGDRARRHACPECGKGFTRRSHLTTHLLTHTGEKRHACSECGERFTQRSAARKHEQVVHRRQYPLHCPHCGKGLQTITKLRSHVRARHNDEYDDDQ; from the exons ATGCGCTACGTTAACTGTGCTCCAGAGCAAAGTCAGCAGAACCTGGCGGCGTTCGTGCGCCAGGGAGCCGTATACTACAGAACGTGCAAAGTGGTGAACGCCGCAGAGGAGCTGTTCGTGTGGTACGGTGACGATTTCGCCAAGCAGCTGGGTCTCATCGGCAAGGCAGGGGCACAAGACCAAG CGGCCGAGGTGGACGTCGCTGCTGCACCTGAGGTCTTCTCCTGTGAGGAATGTGACGATCAGTTCACCGTGAAGGAGTTGCTGGACAACCACCGGCGACGCAAGCACATGCAAAGGCCCCAAGGAAAGCACCAATGCGTCCACTGCCCCTACTCCAGCAACAAGAG GAACCATGTCGCCAGCCACGAGAGGATACATACGGGCGAGCGGCCGTTTGTGTGCCACGTCTGCGACAGAGGATTCAACCTGCGACAACACCTCAACAGCCACCTGCTTGTGCACACGAAGGAAAAGCCGTACGAGTGCCCAGACTGCGGCCAGCGATTCACACAGGCGTCAAGcatggcgcgtcaccggaggGCGCAGCACTCGGGCGACCGCGCTCGACGGCACGCGTGCCCCGAGTGCGGTAAAGGGTTCACGCGTAGGTCTCATCTCACAACACACCTGCTGACCCACACGGGGGAGAAGCGGCACGCCTGCTCGGAGTGCGGGGAGAGATTCACTCAGCGCAGCGCTGCCAGGAAGCACGAACaggtcgtccaccgccgccagtACCCGCTTCACTGCCCGCACTGCGGCAAGGGGCTTCAGACCATAACAAAACTGAGAAGCCACGTGCGCGCTCGTCAcaacgacgaatacgacgacgaCCAGTAG